In Chlorobiota bacterium, the sequence AGTAGAATTACCACCTATATTAGCGTTTTATAATACAGCATCAATACGGTTTGTTGAGGATGGGAAATACCTATTTGTATTAGTAATGTCAAGCACATATGAGTCACTTCCACCCATAATTGTGGATCCAAATACTGGAGAACTGGTGAAAGAGTTTCCCGAAATCCGGATGCACATAAAAGTTGCGTTTGATGAACTTTCTAAGCGAGTAGCAACTTTTGGTTTGAAACGAGGTGAAGTAGAAGTATTTAACGTAGAAGACATGAAATCAATAAACAAAATTGCTGTTAGCAATGATACCACAATAAGATCTGTGTCATTTGTACCTAACACAGACCTTATTATTGTCACATATTCTTTGGGCGGCTATACTGTCCAGCCTCGATTTTATTTAATTGATATCAATACAGGGGAGAAAAAGGTCACATTCGCAGGAATGAAAGGAGGTATGTTGGGGGGTATTGTTACTTCAGATGGAAAATATGTTGTCACTCCCGGTGTACAAGCAAAGTTCAATATTTGGGATGTTTATACAGGAGAATTGCTCAGGGTCTGGCAATCCCGAAAGCTGGTTGCAGCGTTTAGCGTAAGCCCTGACCAGCGGTATATCGCAGCCGTTGATGGAGGCACTGACAGCTTATATCTTTGGCCAATGCCAGAAATGAGCAATAGTGGGATAACAGGGGAGAAGGATATTCAAGAAGGGGGGATAGTGTGCTATCCCAATCCGGCGGGAAGTGCGGTAACGGTATCATGGAAAACGGTCAGCAAGAGTGTTCTGCAAGTAAGCATAGTAGATATGATGGGTCGGGAAGTTTTGGCGGTATATGAGGGGAATGAAGCAGTAGGAGAGCGCAAAGTAGATATTGGAGAGCTAAGCAATGGCCACTACCTTGTAGTGATGCGAGACGGAGAACGGGTTCGGACCGAACCGCTACTGATAGCCCAATAATGGCTTGCTCCCGGCAAGATTGGAAGAGTGGGGAGTAGAGGTCGGGTAGCGGCTCTGCCTCGTCGGAATGAGTAGCCGTCCCGACCTCCGTCGGAGTTGCCACCGCAAGGGTAGCCGTCCCGACCTCCGTCGGGATTGATAAAAGGTCTTTAGCCTTCGGTGTCATCTTCGGCCTTCGGCCTCTGGGCGGCATCTGACTGGGCAGGCTAAAGACCTGCCGCTACCCCGACTTCGTCAGGATGATCACCGGAAGAGGTAGCCGTCCCGACATTCGTCGGGATTGCTAAAAGGTCTGTAGCCTTCGGCGGTATCAGAGCGAGACCCCGTGCAACACCAGCCCTGAAGGGGCGACCGATGCCAGCCCAGGGCGTCGCCCTGGGAACTGAAGGGGCGACCTCCATCTGGTTGGAGATGTTGTTGAGGGTGTGGATTTCCAATGGGTGCGGTCGGTGAATGATTGGTGAATGGATCTGCCCCTTCAGGGCGGTGGGATGTTCGGGGGACGATTCCCAGGGCGTTGCCCTGGGCTGTGATAGAATGCCCCTTCAGGGCGAAGAAGGAGAACGCTTCGGGAGAGTTCGGGAGGCATCCCGATCAACAATCAAAAAAACAAAACAGGCTGAAGCCCTTTCGCATCATCAAAAAAAACTCCACATGACCATTCGTGCAATGGTGCTGCTGGCAAGCATCTCCGTTTTGCTTGCTTGCTCACGGAAGGAACAGCTTTCACCAAATCCACCATCGCCGGCATCGGCAAGCACGCCTGCTGCCGGGCGGCCAACCGCTGACGCTTCAAGCATCGAGCGGCCCGAGCTTGGGCGATATTTCCAACAAGTCGGGGCCGATTCCGGCGCGTTCGTGCTCCACGACCTTTCGGCGAACCGGGTAATCCGCTACAACCCAGCCCGTTGCGCCAAAGGTTTTTTGCCAGCATCCACCTTCAAGATTTTCAACGCGCTGGTGGCGTTGGAAACCGGCGTTGCCCCCGACACCAATTTCGCGCTCCCCTGGGATAGCGTCGTTCGCCCAATCCAAAACTGGAACCACGACCAAACAATCGCCGAGGCGTTCCGCAACTCCACCGTCTGGTTCTACCAAGAGCTTGCACGGCGGATTGGCCAGGAGCGGATGCAGATGTGGGTGTCGCGTGAGGGCTATGGAAACCAGAATATCCACGGGGGGATTAACACGTTTTGGTTAAATGGTCAGCTGCAAATCTCTCCCGACCAGCAAGTGGAGTTTTTGCGGCGGCTGTACGAGGGGAAGGTTGGCTTCTCCAAACGGACCACCGAGTTGGTGAAGCAGATCATGCTGCAGCGCGACACGCCGCACTATCGCCTGCGTGCAAAAACCGGTTGGGGGAGCGTTGGGAAGGTGCAGATTGGGTGGATTGTCGGGTGGGTGGAGCGGTCGCAGGGGGCGGCAATCTTTGCGTTGAATCTTGAAAGCCGCGACCCAAACTACCCAATGATGAAATCCCGAATGGAGGCCCTGCAGGGAATACTGAAGGATCTGGAAATTATTCCAAAACAGGAGTGAGGTGGGATTCAAAGGTCACCACCACACGGGTAGCCGAAGGTCTTTAGCCTTCGGCGTCATCTTCGATCCTGGGCAGGCTAAAGACCTGTTATCAATCCCGACGGAGGTCGGGGCCGCTACCCCGACTACGTCGGGATTGATGGATGCGCGGCTCCCCCTCTCGGGAGGGGGCTGGGGGGTGGGTTGGGGACACCCACGAAACCGCATCCATTGCCGAATCTCAGGATCAGAGCCTTCCGCGGCCAACGGAAACCGCCGCCCATTCGGTGCTCGCCCCGAACCCACCCCGCCCTGTTGGGCACCCCTCCGTTGGAGGGGGACGCTTCGAGAGTTTTTGCGGGCAGCCGTCCCGACCTTCGTCGGGATTGATAATCGGAGCCGTTACCCCGGTTCCGGCTGAAGAAGCTCGGCTGCGTTGTGGTAGGGAAGTATCCGAATTTCCCCGCGCCGCTCCGTGTTGGGGCCGGCGTAGATCACCGTTGCCTCGGTGCTTTCGTTTGCGGCAAGTTCTTGCCAGCGTTTCAGCCCGCGCAGCAGGTCGGGGGTGATCGTCGCGGTGGATTTCATCTCAACAGCCCGCAGCTTCTGGCCATCTTCAATCAAGCAATCAACTTCAAGGCCGTGATGGTCGCGCCAGAAATACGTTTCTACTCGCCGCCCTCTGTTCAGCATCTCTTTCCATATCTCGGTCATCACAAGGTTCTCGAATATCGCCCCGCGTGCGTGGTGGCGTTCCAATTGATCGGGGTGCTCAATGCCCAACAACCAGCACGCCAAGCCGGTATCCAGGAAATAGAGTTTCGGAGATTTTGTCAGCCGTTTGTTGAAGTTTTTATGATACGGCTGAAGCAGCTGAACGATGTACCCCGCTTGCAGAACCGACATCCACGATTTGGCAGTATTCACCGAAATCCCTGCATCGGTGGCCAGCGATGACAGGTTCAGCAATTGCCCAACCCGCCCGGCGCACAGCCGCACAAACCGCTGGAATGTTGATAAATCCCCAATGTTCTTCAGCATCCGAACATCCCGCTCAAGGTAGGTCCCAACGTAGTTGGCGTGGAAGACGCTGGCGGGCATTCCCCGCTCAAAAAT encodes:
- a CDS encoding T9SS type A sorting domain-containing protein; translation: MKQLSLLAVMLLSIVGFCPAQIDLGTNNVRYLTAPNGFGGGSFTTPEFSSDGKKVVIGGRDGLLHLFDVESGEHLWVSDSSGEIEPAFTWSPDGKMIVSAGRIIKKYDSTKWRKYYIILLDHINASTGKIEKTVELPPILAFYNTASIRFVEDGKYLFVLVMSSTYESLPPIIVDPNTGELVKEFPEIRMHIKVAFDELSKRVATFGLKRGEVEVFNVEDMKSINKIAVSNDTTIRSVSFVPNTDLIIVTYSLGGYTVQPRFYLIDINTGEKKVTFAGMKGGMLGGIVTSDGKYVVTPGVQAKFNIWDVYTGELLRVWQSRKLVAAFSVSPDQRYIAAVDGGTDSLYLWPMPEMSNSGITGEKDIQEGGIVCYPNPAGSAVTVSWKTVSKSVLQVSIVDMMGREVLAVYEGNEAVGERKVDIGELSNGHYLVVMRDGERVRTEPLLIAQ
- the blaOXA gene encoding class D beta-lactamase: MTIRAMVLLASISVLLACSRKEQLSPNPPSPASASTPAAGRPTADASSIERPELGRYFQQVGADSGAFVLHDLSANRVIRYNPARCAKGFLPASTFKIFNALVALETGVAPDTNFALPWDSVVRPIQNWNHDQTIAEAFRNSTVWFYQELARRIGQERMQMWVSREGYGNQNIHGGINTFWLNGQLQISPDQQVEFLRRLYEGKVGFSKRTTELVKQIMLQRDTPHYRLRAKTGWGSVGKVQIGWIVGWVERSQGAAIFALNLESRDPNYPMMKSRMEALQGILKDLEIIPKQE
- a CDS encoding ATP-binding protein, with product MLIPRQSAGYARQLAEWFPVLVVTGPRQSGKTTLVRQLFPNLPYRSLEDPDVRAYAEEDPRSFLGVGGMIVDEIQRVPGLLSYIQTIVDTSPSASFIVTGSQNFALLETITQSLAGRVGLLTLLPLSIAELQAGGHPTKSFEEAATLGGYPRIFERGMPASVFHANYVGTYLERDVRMLKNIGDLSTFQRFVRLCAGRVGQLLNLSSLATDAGISVNTAKSWMSVLQAGYIVQLLQPYHKNFNKRLTKSPKLYFLDTGLACWLLGIEHPDQLERHHARGAIFENLVMTEIWKEMLNRGRRVETYFWRDHHGLEVDCLIEDGQKLRAVEMKSTATITPDLLRGLKRWQELAANESTEATVIYAGPNTERRGEIRILPYHNAAELLQPEPG